The following coding sequences lie in one Bacillus solimangrovi genomic window:
- a CDS encoding sugar phosphate nucleotidyltransferase, giving the protein MRKTTLAVIDAMTEMQAMNELTENRSLAAVPFGGRYRLIDFILSNLVNSGIESVGIFTKDRFRSLMDHLGSGRDWDLSRKRKGLFFCPPTRKQEYYNGFFDYLNNHLDYFNRSEQKYVIVAASNVICNLDFERVLRQHIAMKADITEVCYKGTPLNIFIIEKSLLLDCIKSHRYESIKNMQEFVILYERRLNIHSYEHDGYTAIIDSVQSYYKHSMSLLHPEMWKSLFVGSNPIFTKVKDEPPTRYQKGAIVTNSQVANGCQIEGTVENSIIFRAVHIGKGAVVRNSIIMQKSIIEDGAIVDGVIIDKDVRIEASARIQGQIGNPFVIPKGEVQGELMR; this is encoded by the coding sequence GTGCGAAAAACAACACTTGCTGTAATCGATGCAATGACAGAAATGCAAGCGATGAATGAATTAACGGAGAATCGTTCACTTGCTGCAGTGCCATTTGGTGGGCGTTATCGTTTAATTGATTTTATTTTATCTAATCTTGTCAATTCAGGTATTGAAAGTGTAGGTATCTTTACAAAAGATCGCTTTCGTTCATTAATGGACCATCTCGGATCAGGACGTGATTGGGATTTGAGTCGTAAACGGAAAGGATTATTTTTCTGTCCACCTACAAGAAAACAAGAGTACTACAACGGTTTTTTTGATTACCTAAACAATCACCTTGATTATTTCAATAGAAGTGAACAAAAGTATGTAATTGTAGCTGCTAGTAATGTTATATGTAATCTAGACTTTGAAAGAGTACTGCGACAACATATTGCAATGAAAGCAGATATCACAGAAGTATGTTATAAAGGAACACCGTTGAATATATTCATAATAGAAAAATCACTATTATTAGATTGTATTAAGTCACATAGATATGAGTCAATTAAAAATATGCAAGAGTTCGTTATATTGTATGAGAGACGGTTAAATATCCATTCGTATGAGCATGATGGATATACAGCTATTATTGATTCAGTACAAAGTTATTATAAGCATAGTATGTCGTTGTTACATCCAGAGATGTGGAAAAGTCTTTTTGTTGGATCAAACCCCATTTTCACTAAAGTAAAGGATGAACCACCAACTCGATATCAAAAAGGGGCTATCGTAACAAATTCTCAAGTAGCAAACGGATGCCAAATTGAAGGAACCGTGGAAAATAGTATTATATTCCGTGCTGTACATATTGGAAAAGGAGCAGTAGTTAGAAATAGTATAATTATGCAAAAAAGTATAATAGAAGATGGCGCAATTGTTGATGGGGTTATTATTGACAAAGATGTTCGGATCGAAGCATCTGCACGTATTCAAGGTCAAATAGGAAATCCTTTTGTCATTCCAAAGGGAGAAGTGCAAGGAGAGTTGATGAGATAG